The following proteins are encoded in a genomic region of Musa acuminata AAA Group cultivar baxijiao chromosome BXJ2-11, Cavendish_Baxijiao_AAA, whole genome shotgun sequence:
- the LOC135581999 gene encoding eukaryotic peptide chain release factor subunit 1-3-like isoform X1: MSKQHLYLCKLASSSPIPDASRGRNLRLRSVGAISYSRTSPSRSFAVGFPRLFRHKLAEMAETDKNIEIWKVKKLIKALEAARGNGTSMISLIMPPRDQVSRVTKMLGDEYGTASNIKSRVNRQSVLGAITSAQQRLKLYNKVPPNGLVLYTGTIVTEDGKEKKVTIDFEPFKPINASLYLCDNKFHTEALNELLESDDKFGFIVMDGNGTLFGTLSGNTREVLHKFTVDLPKKHGRGGQSALRFARLRMEKRHNYVRKTAELATQFFINPATSQPNVAGLILAGSADFKTELSQSDMFDQRLQAKILNVVDVSYGGENGFNQAIELSAEILSNVKFIQEKKLIGKYFEEISQDTGKYVFGVEDTLKALEMGAVETLIVWENLDINRYVLKHSTSGETVIKHLRKDQETDQNNFLDSVTSSELEVQEKISLLEWFANEYKRFGCTLEFVTNKSQEGSQFCRGFGGIGGILRYQLDLRAFDELSDEEYDEDSE; the protein is encoded by the exons ATGTCAAAACAGCATCTATATCTTTGCAAGCTTGCTTCCAGCAGTCCAATACCAGACGCCTCAAGAGGAAGAAACCTTCGGCTTCGGTCTGTTGGGGCGATCTCGTATTCCCGCACGTCGCCGTCGAG ATCATTTGCAGTAGGTTTTCCTAGACTATTCCGGCACAAGCTAGCTGAAATGGCTGAAACGGATAAGAACATTGAGATCTGGAAAGTCAAGAAATTGATCAAGGCTCTGGAAGCAGCTAGAGGTAATGGCACTAGCATGATCTCTCTAATTATGCCGCCTCGTGATCAAGTTTCTCGAGTCACTAAGATGCTGGGTGATGAATATGGAACTGcatcaaatatcaaaagtagagTCAATCGACAGTCTGTTCTAGGTGCGATTACTTCCGCTCAGCAGAGACTCAAGCTATACAACAAGGTTCCTCCGAATGGACTAGTTTTATACACTGGAACTATTGTTACTGAAGATGGAAAAGAGAAGAAAGTCACAATAGATTTTGAGCCATTCAAGCCCATCAATGCATCTCTTTACCTCTGTGATAACAAGTTTCATACAGAGGCATTAAATGAACTTTTGGAATCTGATGACAAGTTTGGTTTCATAGTTATGGATGGCAATGGTACACTCTTTGGCACTTTAAGTGGAAATACACGTGAGGTTCTTCACAAGTTCACAGTTGACCTTCCAAAAAAGCATGGTAGAGGTGGTCAATCAGCACTACGATTTGCTCGCCTTAGGATGGAGAAGCGCCATAACTATGTCCGCAAAACTGCTGAGCTTGCGACTCAATTTTTTATCAATCCTGCCACAAGTCAGCCTAATGTTGCAGGATTAATTCTGGCTGGGTCTGCTGATTTTAAGACAGAGTTAAGCCAATCTGATATGTTTGATCAACGGCTACAGGCTAAAATTCTCAATGTGGTTGATGTGTCATATGGAGGCGAGAATGGTTTCAACCAAGCCATTGAGCTATCAGCTGAGATTCTATCAAATGTCAAGTTCATACAGGAAAAGAAATTGATAGGCAAGTACTTTGAGGAAATAAGTCAAGACACAGGAAAGTATGTGTTTGGTGTTGAGGACACCTTGAAAGCTCTTGAGATGGGTGCCGTTGAGACCTTGATTGTGTGGGAAAATTTGGATATAAACCGGTATGTCCTGAAGCATAGCACTAGTGGTGAGACTGTCATAAAGCATTTGCGGAAGGATCAGGAAACAGATCAGAATAATTTTTTGGATTCCGTAACCTCCTCAGAGCTGGAAGTACAGGAGAAAATTTCCCTGCTGGAGTGGTTTGCAAATGAATACAAGCGCTTTGGATGTACTCTTGAATTTGTTACTAACAAATCTCAGGAGGGATCTCAGTTTTGCAGAGGCTTCGGTGGCATTGGGGGAATCCTTCGTTATCAGCTTGACTTGAGGGCCTTcgatgagctttccgacgaggaaTATGATGAAGATTCCGAATAG
- the LOC135581999 gene encoding eukaryotic peptide chain release factor subunit 1-3-like isoform X2, which translates to MAETDKNIEIWKVKKLIKALEAARGNGTSMISLIMPPRDQVSRVTKMLGDEYGTASNIKSRVNRQSVLGAITSAQQRLKLYNKVPPNGLVLYTGTIVTEDGKEKKVTIDFEPFKPINASLYLCDNKFHTEALNELLESDDKFGFIVMDGNGTLFGTLSGNTREVLHKFTVDLPKKHGRGGQSALRFARLRMEKRHNYVRKTAELATQFFINPATSQPNVAGLILAGSADFKTELSQSDMFDQRLQAKILNVVDVSYGGENGFNQAIELSAEILSNVKFIQEKKLIGKYFEEISQDTGKYVFGVEDTLKALEMGAVETLIVWENLDINRYVLKHSTSGETVIKHLRKDQETDQNNFLDSVTSSELEVQEKISLLEWFANEYKRFGCTLEFVTNKSQEGSQFCRGFGGIGGILRYQLDLRAFDELSDEEYDEDSE; encoded by the coding sequence ATGGCTGAAACGGATAAGAACATTGAGATCTGGAAAGTCAAGAAATTGATCAAGGCTCTGGAAGCAGCTAGAGGTAATGGCACTAGCATGATCTCTCTAATTATGCCGCCTCGTGATCAAGTTTCTCGAGTCACTAAGATGCTGGGTGATGAATATGGAACTGcatcaaatatcaaaagtagagTCAATCGACAGTCTGTTCTAGGTGCGATTACTTCCGCTCAGCAGAGACTCAAGCTATACAACAAGGTTCCTCCGAATGGACTAGTTTTATACACTGGAACTATTGTTACTGAAGATGGAAAAGAGAAGAAAGTCACAATAGATTTTGAGCCATTCAAGCCCATCAATGCATCTCTTTACCTCTGTGATAACAAGTTTCATACAGAGGCATTAAATGAACTTTTGGAATCTGATGACAAGTTTGGTTTCATAGTTATGGATGGCAATGGTACACTCTTTGGCACTTTAAGTGGAAATACACGTGAGGTTCTTCACAAGTTCACAGTTGACCTTCCAAAAAAGCATGGTAGAGGTGGTCAATCAGCACTACGATTTGCTCGCCTTAGGATGGAGAAGCGCCATAACTATGTCCGCAAAACTGCTGAGCTTGCGACTCAATTTTTTATCAATCCTGCCACAAGTCAGCCTAATGTTGCAGGATTAATTCTGGCTGGGTCTGCTGATTTTAAGACAGAGTTAAGCCAATCTGATATGTTTGATCAACGGCTACAGGCTAAAATTCTCAATGTGGTTGATGTGTCATATGGAGGCGAGAATGGTTTCAACCAAGCCATTGAGCTATCAGCTGAGATTCTATCAAATGTCAAGTTCATACAGGAAAAGAAATTGATAGGCAAGTACTTTGAGGAAATAAGTCAAGACACAGGAAAGTATGTGTTTGGTGTTGAGGACACCTTGAAAGCTCTTGAGATGGGTGCCGTTGAGACCTTGATTGTGTGGGAAAATTTGGATATAAACCGGTATGTCCTGAAGCATAGCACTAGTGGTGAGACTGTCATAAAGCATTTGCGGAAGGATCAGGAAACAGATCAGAATAATTTTTTGGATTCCGTAACCTCCTCAGAGCTGGAAGTACAGGAGAAAATTTCCCTGCTGGAGTGGTTTGCAAATGAATACAAGCGCTTTGGATGTACTCTTGAATTTGTTACTAACAAATCTCAGGAGGGATCTCAGTTTTGCAGAGGCTTCGGTGGCATTGGGGGAATCCTTCGTTATCAGCTTGACTTGAGGGCCTTcgatgagctttccgacgaggaaTATGATGAAGATTCCGAATAG